From Helicobacter ganmani, one genomic window encodes:
- a CDS encoding cytochrome-c peroxidase → MKHFIVSLSSILVASTLTLSAADLLSQAKDSGLVPLPKDQAGIEAMLKEYGVKFSAFSQEKAELGKKLYFEPRLSKSGLISCNTCHNLGLGGADGISAAVGHKWVANPHHLNSPTVYNSVLNSAQFWDGRAGDLADQAKGPIEAEPEMATPAKLAVQKISSLPEYQSEFKKIYGRSGVTFDNIADAIATFERTLITPSRYDAFLNGDDKALSKAEKEGLQVFLDKGCAACHTGVNLGGSMQSFEVAGKYKFADLGDFKGDANGMVKTPTLRNIAETAPYFHNGAIWSLTDAIKEMGSIQLGINISNKEAKQIATFLQSLSGEKPQVIYPQLPIATDKTPKPEL, encoded by the coding sequence TTAGTCAAGCAAAAGATAGTGGATTAGTGCCACTACCAAAAGACCAAGCGGGCATAGAAGCTATGCTTAAAGAGTATGGGGTAAAGTTTAGTGCATTCTCTCAAGAAAAAGCAGAATTAGGTAAAAAACTTTATTTCGAACCTCGTCTTTCTAAAAGTGGTTTGATTTCTTGTAATACCTGTCATAACTTGGGCTTAGGTGGCGCAGACGGAATTTCTGCAGCAGTTGGACACAAATGGGTAGCCAATCCACACCATCTCAACTCACCTACAGTTTATAATTCTGTGCTAAACTCTGCACAATTTTGGGACGGACGCGCAGGAGATTTAGCTGACCAAGCCAAAGGACCTATTGAAGCAGAACCAGAAATGGCAACACCTGCGAAACTTGCTGTTCAAAAAATCTCTTCTCTACCAGAATATCAATCAGAATTTAAAAAAATCTATGGCAGAAGTGGAGTAACTTTCGATAATATCGCAGATGCAATTGCAACTTTTGAGCGCACATTAATCACTCCTTCTCGCTACGATGCGTTTTTAAATGGTGATGACAAAGCACTTAGTAAAGCAGAAAAAGAAGGTTTGCAAGTTTTCTTAGACAAAGGTTGTGCTGCATGTCATACAGGCGTAAATCTTGGTGGAAGTATGCAATCTTTTGAGGTCGCAGGAAAATATAAATTTGCGGATTTAGGAGATTTCAAAGGGGATGCAAATGGTATGGTTAAAACACCTACTTTAAGAAATATTGCTGAAACTGCGCCTTACTTCCATAATGGAGCAATTTGGAGCTTAACTGACGCAATCAAAGAAATGGGGAGCATTCAACTTGGAATCAATATCAGCAACAAAGAAGCTAAACAAATTGCAACTTTCTTGCAAAGCCTAAGCGGTGAAAAACCACAAGTTATTTATCCACAACTACCTATTGCTACAGATAAAACACCTAAACCAGAATTATAA
- the truA gene encoding tRNA pseudouridine(38-40) synthase TruA: MGFAQDSIKIAMRIAYNGGAFFGFQSQKDVLSVSGTIEAALQSVGIFSNFVGSGRTDKGVHASAQVISLEIPSYWHNLELLKQHLNAKLFPFIKIKQIWIVSEDFNARFSAKRRGYCYVLSKQNSPFLNAFSLPYSIQNVALFKQALEILVGTYDFRAFMKVGGCGDEDINLQCKEYKAKYKEIKGRSVRTIYRTRLLERRHFWILSFWGNGFLRSQIRLMVGFLLEIDKGHLGLEELKAQLMGKKIYRIPVAPNGLFLTRVDYK; the protein is encoded by the coding sequence ATGGGTTTTGCACAAGATTCTATCAAGATTGCAATGCGGATAGCTTACAATGGAGGGGCATTTTTTGGGTTTCAAAGCCAAAAAGATGTTTTGAGTGTTAGTGGAACAATAGAAGCTGCATTGCAGAGTGTTGGAATCTTTAGTAATTTTGTTGGAAGTGGGCGCACAGATAAGGGAGTGCATGCAAGTGCGCAAGTGATTTCTTTAGAGATTCCATCTTATTGGCACAATTTGGAGCTTTTGAAACAGCATTTGAACGCAAAACTTTTCCCCTTTATTAAAATCAAGCAAATTTGGATTGTTTCGGAGGATTTTAATGCGCGATTCTCTGCTAAAAGAAGAGGATATTGTTATGTGTTAAGCAAGCAAAATTCTCCCTTTTTAAATGCTTTTAGTTTGCCTTATTCTATTCAAAATGTTGCATTATTCAAACAAGCTTTAGAGATTCTTGTGGGCACTTATGATTTTAGGGCTTTTATGAAAGTGGGCGGTTGTGGCGATGAGGATATAAACCTCCAATGCAAAGAATACAAAGCAAAATACAAGGAAATAAAAGGGCGGAGTGTGCGCACAATATATAGGACAAGGTTGCTAGAGAGGAGGCATTTTTGGATTTTGTCTTTTTGGGGAAATGGATTCTTGCGCTCGCAGATTCGTTTAATGGTTGGATTTTTGCTAGAAATTGATAAAGGGCATTTGGGTTTAGAGGAGCTTAAGGCACAATTAATGGGTAAAAAAATTTATAGAATCCCTGTCGCACCCAATGGATTATTTTTGACACGCGTAGATTATAAATAA
- a CDS encoding LptF/LptG family permease: protein MRIKNFLFHSFAQIFFPIFLVLFFIASVVIFIRIASVTFVIKISFFELLSLYFYTLPTMIFFVIPLSFFIACVLGLSRLSFDYELPVLFALGMNPQVIIKIFLPIALLASFSLLILSLVLTPLSDVAYRQFLEERKNSININLQAGEFGQKLDKWLVYVQKGKEDTNVYENIVLLSLAKENNKENQGLIFAKEAKIVNSNGTMEVILENGKVYRKLGEYFERIGFEQLILRNAIQAFDGAKLGLIEYWQQAFYSNKRQEKTKRNLSMSILLSLFPLMSLFYYPFLGIKNPRYQKNYTILQAMAIVGLFYALMYLCASYIPLFGLVLLPLVWIVVGYWLYWHYIKRFY, encoded by the coding sequence TTGAGAATCAAGAATTTCTTATTTCACAGCTTTGCGCAAATCTTTTTTCCTATTTTTTTAGTATTATTTTTTATTGCTTCAGTAGTAATTTTTATCCGCATTGCAAGCGTTACTTTTGTTATTAAAATCAGTTTTTTTGAATTGCTCTCCCTTTATTTTTATACACTTCCTACAATGATTTTTTTTGTGATACCGCTTAGTTTTTTTATTGCTTGCGTGCTTGGATTGTCTCGCCTTAGCTTTGATTATGAATTACCTGTTCTATTTGCACTTGGAATGAATCCGCAAGTGATTATTAAGATTTTTTTGCCCATTGCATTGTTGGCTAGCTTTAGCCTTTTGATTTTATCGTTAGTCTTGACACCTTTAAGTGATGTGGCGTATCGGCAGTTTTTAGAAGAGCGCAAAAATAGTATCAATATCAATCTGCAAGCAGGTGAGTTTGGACAAAAGCTTGACAAATGGCTTGTTTATGTGCAAAAAGGCAAGGAAGACACAAATGTTTATGAAAATATTGTGCTTTTATCCCTTGCAAAAGAAAACAACAAAGAAAATCAAGGATTAATCTTTGCAAAAGAAGCGAAAATCGTTAATTCAAATGGCACAATGGAAGTTATTTTAGAAAATGGCAAGGTTTATCGTAAGCTGGGTGAATATTTTGAGAGAATCGGATTTGAACAATTGATTTTAAGAAACGCGATTCAAGCTTTTGATGGGGCGAAGTTAGGGCTGATAGAATACTGGCAGCAAGCATTTTATTCTAATAAAAGACAAGAAAAAACAAAAAGGAATCTTAGTATGTCTATCTTGCTTTCTCTTTTTCCTTTGATGAGTCTATTTTATTATCCATTTTTAGGCATCAAGAATCCTCGCTATCAGAAAAATTATACAATTTTACAGGCAATGGCGATTGTAGGATTATTTTATGCTTTAATGTATCTTTGCGCTAGTTATATTCCTTTGTTTGGTCTTGTGCTGTTGCCACTTGTTTGGATAGTGGTTGGTTATTGGCTCTATTGGCACTATATTAAACGATTCTATTAG